In Alistipes ihumii AP11, a genomic segment contains:
- the purH gene encoding bifunctional phosphoribosylaminoimidazolecarboxamide formyltransferase/IMP cyclohydrolase, whose product MKKIKSALISVYYKDGLERIVRKLAEDGVAIYSTGGTLSFIESLGLKATSVESLTGYPSILGGRVKTLHPKVFGGILARRDNPKDSEQAAQYEIPEIDAVIVDLYPFEQTVASGAPEQDVIEKIDIGGISLIRAAAKNFKDVVIVPSVDQYAEFFEIIDAQHSSTTLEQRRRFAAHAFNVSSHYDTAIFSYFNRQEKIDSFKLSLTRGTTLRYGENPHQAATFYGDLDGLFEKLNGKEISYNNLLDIDAAVGLIGEFTEPTFVIMKHNNACGVASRPTVLEAWKDALAGDPVSAFGGVLITNREVDAATADEINKLFFEVILAPSYSEAALETLRSKKNRIILRLKQTERAPQLFRSLLNGVAVQDRDAKVGGVDGEPHYATEKHASAEQTADLIFANKIVKHSKSNAIVLAKNGMLLSSGIGQTSRVDALKQAIAKAKGFGFDLKGAVMASDAYFPFGDCVEIAHKEGVDAVIQPGGSVRDHESIDYCNAHGMAMLFTGLRHFKH is encoded by the coding sequence GTGAAAAAGATAAAAAGCGCTCTCATTTCGGTTTACTACAAGGACGGATTGGAACGGATCGTCAGAAAGCTCGCCGAGGACGGCGTTGCGATATACTCCACCGGAGGGACCCTCTCGTTCATCGAGTCGCTGGGTCTGAAGGCCACCTCGGTCGAAAGCCTGACGGGCTATCCGTCGATCCTCGGCGGACGCGTCAAGACGCTCCACCCGAAAGTTTTCGGCGGCATCCTCGCCCGCCGCGACAACCCGAAAGACTCCGAACAGGCGGCGCAGTACGAAATACCCGAGATCGACGCGGTGATCGTCGACCTCTATCCGTTCGAGCAGACCGTCGCTTCGGGCGCGCCCGAGCAGGACGTCATCGAGAAGATCGACATCGGAGGCATCTCGCTGATCCGCGCCGCAGCGAAAAATTTCAAGGACGTCGTGATCGTACCTTCGGTCGACCAGTACGCCGAATTCTTCGAAATCATCGACGCGCAGCATAGCTCTACGACGCTCGAGCAGCGCCGCCGTTTCGCGGCTCATGCGTTCAACGTCAGCTCGCACTACGACACGGCCATCTTCAGTTATTTCAACCGTCAGGAGAAGATCGACTCGTTCAAGCTGAGTCTGACCCGGGGCACGACGCTGCGCTACGGTGAGAACCCGCATCAGGCCGCCACGTTCTACGGCGATCTGGACGGGCTGTTCGAGAAGCTCAACGGCAAGGAAATCTCGTACAACAACCTCCTCGACATCGACGCGGCCGTGGGTCTGATCGGCGAGTTCACGGAGCCCACGTTCGTCATCATGAAGCACAACAACGCCTGCGGCGTCGCCAGCAGGCCGACCGTACTGGAAGCATGGAAGGACGCCTTGGCGGGCGATCCGGTCTCGGCTTTCGGCGGCGTGCTGATCACCAACCGCGAGGTGGACGCCGCAACGGCCGACGAGATCAACAAGCTGTTCTTCGAGGTGATTCTCGCACCCTCTTACAGCGAGGCGGCGCTCGAGACGCTCCGCAGCAAGAAAAACCGCATCATCCTGCGCCTCAAGCAGACGGAGCGCGCCCCGCAACTGTTCCGCTCGCTGCTGAACGGCGTCGCCGTACAGGACCGCGACGCGAAGGTGGGCGGCGTAGACGGAGAGCCGCACTACGCGACCGAGAAGCACGCTTCGGCCGAGCAGACGGCGGACCTGATTTTCGCGAACAAGATCGTCAAGCACTCGAAAAGCAACGCGATCGTACTGGCCAAGAACGGCATGTTGCTTTCGAGCGGCATCGGACAAACCTCGCGCGTGGACGCGCTCAAGCAGGCGATCGCCAAGGCCAAGGGCTTCGGGTTCGACCTGAAGGGAGCCGTCATGGCCTCGGACGCCTACTTCCCGTTCGGCGACTGCGTCGAGATCGCCCATAAGGAGGGCGTCGACGCGGTGATCCAGCCGGGCGGTTCGGTCCGCGACCACGAGAGCATCGACTACTGCAACGCCCATGGCATGGCGATGCTGTTCACCGGGCTCCGCCATTTCAAGCACTGA
- a CDS encoding AAA family ATPase — translation MRNRNLYVLTGGPGGGKSTVLDILDGMGYHTVREAGRKIIRSQAETGGNAVPWADTARYARLMSLQSRKSTRTSANPAFSTGG, via the coding sequence ATGCGAAACCGAAATCTTTACGTCCTCACGGGAGGGCCCGGAGGAGGCAAGTCGACCGTGCTCGACATATTGGACGGAATGGGATACCATACGGTCCGCGAAGCGGGCAGGAAAATCATCCGCAGTCAGGCCGAAACCGGCGGGAATGCCGTTCCGTGGGCCGACACGGCCCGGTATGCCCGCCTGATGTCGCTCCAATCCCGAAAAAGCACGCGGACCTCGGCGAACCCTGCTTTTTCGACCGGGGGATAG
- the rodA gene encoding rod shape-determining protein RodA, producing the protein MRSSERENSLALGRVDWVTVAVYAALVLMGWLNIYAAVYDDAHASIFDIGQRYGMQMVWIGISAFIALSILLIDDKYYHVLAYPLYWLSLLLLIGVLFFGKEVHGAKSWIEIGPVALQPTEFVKFTTALALARYMSSYTFDIHRFGDLLRVGAILGLPVAIVMLQNDTGSALVYGSFLFMLFREGFNGWVYVALFLVISLFVLSFLLEPTMLLIVLILVCVAGEAATNGLWRSKAIYLAGLALGAILIYAGASLAGVPIGWYAAILSAVVLSSAAVAVYAYRYKIRNTLTFVLLFFGSLVFTRTIDYVFHNVMQIHQQKRILDLLGLESDLKHWGYNVNQSKIAIGSGGFSGKGFLEGTQTKFNFVPEQSTDFIFCTVGEEWGFLGSLTVVVLFAILILRLIRMGERQMEPFGRIYCYCVASIFLFHVAVNIGMTIGIMPVIGIPLPFFSYGGSSLIAFTVLLFVAVRLDAAKRELSI; encoded by the coding sequence ATGAGAAGCAGCGAAAGGGAAAATAGCCTCGCGCTCGGGCGCGTCGATTGGGTGACCGTCGCGGTATACGCGGCGCTCGTGCTGATGGGCTGGCTCAACATATACGCCGCCGTCTACGACGATGCGCACGCGAGCATATTCGACATCGGCCAGCGCTACGGCATGCAGATGGTATGGATCGGCATCTCGGCCTTCATCGCCCTGTCGATCCTGCTGATCGACGACAAGTATTACCATGTGCTGGCTTACCCGCTCTACTGGCTGTCATTGCTGCTGCTGATCGGCGTACTGTTTTTCGGCAAAGAGGTCCACGGGGCCAAGTCGTGGATCGAGATCGGCCCGGTGGCGCTCCAGCCGACCGAGTTCGTCAAGTTCACGACGGCGCTGGCGCTGGCGCGATACATGAGTTCCTACACGTTCGACATACACCGGTTCGGGGATCTGCTCCGCGTAGGGGCTATCCTCGGACTGCCGGTCGCGATCGTCATGCTGCAAAACGACACCGGATCGGCCCTCGTGTACGGCTCGTTCCTATTCATGCTTTTCCGGGAGGGATTCAACGGTTGGGTCTACGTCGCGCTGTTCCTGGTCATCTCCCTGTTCGTGCTGTCGTTCCTGCTCGAGCCCACGATGCTGCTGATCGTGCTGATTCTGGTCTGTGTCGCGGGCGAAGCGGCAACCAACGGACTGTGGCGCAGCAAGGCGATCTATCTGGCGGGACTCGCCCTCGGAGCGATCCTGATTTATGCCGGAGCTTCGCTGGCGGGAGTTCCGATCGGCTGGTACGCGGCCATCCTGTCGGCCGTCGTGCTGTCCTCCGCGGCCGTCGCCGTCTACGCCTACCGATACAAGATACGCAATACGCTGACTTTCGTACTGCTGTTTTTCGGTTCGCTCGTCTTTACCCGCACGATCGACTACGTGTTCCATAACGTGATGCAGATTCACCAGCAGAAGCGCATTCTCGACTTGCTGGGTCTCGAGTCGGACCTCAAGCACTGGGGATACAACGTGAATCAGTCGAAAATAGCTATAGGCTCGGGCGGCTTCAGCGGCAAGGGCTTTCTGGAGGGGACGCAGACTAAGTTCAATTTCGTGCCCGAGCAGAGCACCGACTTCATCTTCTGCACCGTCGGCGAGGAATGGGGCTTTCTGGGCAGCCTGACCGTCGTCGTGCTGTTCGCGATCCTGATCCTGCGTCTGATCCGCATGGGCGAGCGCCAGATGGAACCGTTCGGAAGGATCTACTGCTATTGCGTAGCGTCGATCTTCCTGTTCCACGTCGCGGTCAACATCGGCATGACGATCGGGATCATGCCGGTGATCGGCATACCTCTGCCTTTCTTCAGCTACGGCGGCTCGTCGCTGATCGCGTTCACGGTCCTGCTGTTCGTAGCCGTCCGCCTCGACGCGGCGAAGCGGGAGCTGTCGATATGA
- the mrdA gene encoding penicillin-binding protein 2 produces MDSLKRVKTLQISVVAVAIVLLLRLFYIQVIDDSYKSNAANNVLRYTVQYPPRGEVYDRNGRFLVQSKEAYDLMAIPREIRPFDTAAMSRILGVSVEQIRKELRKASNFSRRRASVIFKQLPKEVKLRFEEHGFPGFFTVYRTVRSYPTKMAGNLLGYVGEVNDRILERNPYYRSGDYIGMSGIEQAYEEVLRGEKGVKIEMVDVHGIPKGSYANGIYDTLPSPGVAITCTIDGRLQAFAEELMQGKVGSVVAIEPATGEILVMASSPTYDPDELVGRERGNNYMKLLDDPRRPLFNRAVMSSYPPGSTFKVVQGLIGLQEGVLVPEQTYPCHGGYPYGRGMACHEHYSPLDLEGAIQNSCNAYFCYVFRNVIENKKYGDIDEGFDLWADYVRSFGYGRKLGSDFTGELNGNVPEAAFYDKAYRGRWNGLTVISLSIGQGELGCTPLQMANMVATVANRGHYRIPHVVKRIHDRDSIDARFYEDHYTKVDARHFDPIVEGMYKAVNEGGTGRIAMVPGLDICGKTGTAQNPHGADHSTFFCFAPRNDPKIAVSVYVENGRFGATIAAPIASLLTELYLTDTITRPALVDYVKNMQIAYPYYEKQRKGK; encoded by the coding sequence GTGGACAGTCTCAAGCGAGTCAAGACACTACAAATCAGCGTTGTCGCAGTAGCGATCGTGCTTCTGCTGAGGCTTTTCTACATTCAGGTCATCGACGACAGTTACAAATCGAACGCGGCGAACAACGTGCTGCGCTACACGGTGCAATATCCGCCGCGAGGCGAAGTGTACGACCGCAACGGCCGCTTTCTGGTGCAGAGCAAGGAAGCCTACGATCTGATGGCCATCCCGCGCGAGATCAGACCGTTCGACACAGCGGCGATGAGCCGCATACTGGGCGTCAGCGTCGAACAGATCCGCAAGGAGCTCCGTAAAGCGAGCAACTTCTCGCGCCGGAGAGCCTCGGTCATTTTCAAACAGCTACCCAAGGAGGTCAAGCTGCGCTTCGAGGAGCACGGCTTTCCGGGTTTCTTCACCGTCTACCGCACAGTGCGCTCCTACCCGACCAAAATGGCAGGCAACCTGTTGGGCTACGTGGGCGAGGTCAACGACCGCATCCTCGAGCGCAACCCGTACTACCGCAGCGGCGACTACATCGGCATGAGCGGTATCGAGCAGGCTTACGAAGAAGTGCTTCGCGGAGAAAAGGGCGTCAAGATCGAAATGGTCGACGTACACGGTATCCCCAAAGGCTCCTATGCGAACGGCATTTACGACACGCTGCCCTCGCCGGGCGTCGCGATCACCTGCACGATCGACGGCCGATTGCAGGCGTTCGCCGAGGAGCTGATGCAGGGCAAGGTAGGCAGCGTCGTCGCGATCGAGCCCGCTACGGGAGAAATACTGGTTATGGCCAGCAGCCCCACTTACGATCCCGACGAACTGGTCGGACGCGAGCGGGGAAACAACTACATGAAGCTGCTCGACGACCCGCGCCGGCCGCTGTTCAACCGGGCCGTCATGTCGTCCTATCCGCCCGGTTCGACGTTCAAGGTCGTGCAGGGCCTGATCGGATTGCAGGAAGGCGTGCTCGTCCCCGAGCAGACTTATCCGTGTCACGGCGGATACCCGTACGGCCGAGGCATGGCATGCCATGAGCACTACTCTCCGCTCGACCTGGAGGGAGCGATCCAAAACTCGTGCAACGCTTATTTCTGCTACGTGTTCCGCAACGTCATCGAAAACAAGAAATACGGCGACATAGACGAAGGGTTCGACCTGTGGGCGGACTACGTCCGCAGCTTCGGATACGGCCGCAAGCTCGGCTCGGACTTCACGGGCGAGCTGAACGGCAACGTGCCCGAAGCGGCTTTTTATGACAAAGCCTACCGGGGAAGGTGGAACGGACTGACCGTCATCTCGCTGTCGATCGGACAGGGCGAACTGGGCTGCACGCCGCTTCAGATGGCCAACATGGTGGCCACCGTGGCCAACCGGGGCCATTACCGTATTCCGCACGTCGTCAAGCGCATCCACGACCGGGATTCGATCGACGCGCGTTTCTACGAGGACCATTACACGAAAGTCGACGCGCGCCACTTCGACCCGATCGTCGAGGGCATGTACAAGGCCGTCAACGAAGGCGGCACGGGGCGCATCGCGATGGTGCCGGGCCTCGACATCTGCGGCAAGACCGGAACGGCGCAGAACCCGCACGGAGCGGATCACAGCACCTTTTTCTGCTTCGCGCCCCGCAACGACCCGAAAATCGCCGTCTCGGTCTATGTCGAGAACGGCCGCTTCGGCGCGACGATCGCCGCGCCGATCGCCAGCCTGCTCACGGAACTCTATCTGACCGACACGATCACGCGGCCGGCGCTGGTCGATTACGTCAAGAACATGCAGATCGCCTATCCTTACTATGAGAAGCAGCGAAAGGGAAAATAG
- the mreC gene encoding rod shape-determining protein MreC → MIKFFLFIKKIHFVLAFVVLEAFALHYYANSTSYTKAKLITASNYVVGGIYSQLSGIGSYFRLKRENAALNAELAALRNRLDGLLPSTARDSVLSPADSAALTDTAGRRKYEYYPAKVVNNSITRQENYITIDRGADDGMRPDMALVAEGGIAGYIVGCSDRFSVCLSVLNRNFRTSGKIKGGDYFGSVYWDGTSYRHLTLSEIPKYAQIHAGDTIVTTAHSSIFPPDLTIGTVESFELNNATYYDVKVRLHTDIAALNNVLAVRYIDADERGALEQSVVAPEAE, encoded by the coding sequence ATGATCAAGTTCTTCCTGTTCATAAAAAAGATTCACTTCGTTCTCGCGTTCGTCGTGCTCGAGGCGTTCGCGCTGCACTACTACGCCAACAGCACGAGCTACACGAAAGCCAAGCTGATCACCGCCTCCAACTACGTGGTGGGCGGCATTTACTCTCAACTGTCGGGCATCGGCAGCTATTTCCGCCTCAAAAGGGAAAACGCCGCGCTGAACGCCGAACTGGCCGCACTGCGCAACCGGCTCGACGGACTGCTTCCGTCCACGGCGCGCGATTCCGTGCTGAGCCCCGCCGACTCCGCCGCGCTGACGGATACGGCCGGGAGACGGAAATACGAATACTATCCGGCGAAGGTCGTCAACAACTCGATCACGCGGCAGGAAAACTACATCACGATCGACCGGGGCGCCGACGACGGCATGCGGCCCGACATGGCGCTCGTCGCCGAAGGTGGGATCGCAGGATATATCGTAGGATGCTCCGACCGTTTCTCGGTCTGCCTGTCGGTGCTGAACCGCAATTTCAGGACCAGCGGAAAGATCAAGGGCGGCGACTATTTCGGCTCGGTCTATTGGGACGGAACGAGCTACCGGCATCTGACGCTTTCGGAAATTCCGAAATATGCGCAGATTCATGCGGGCGACACGATCGTCACGACGGCCCACTCGTCGATTTTCCCGCCCGATCTGACGATCGGCACGGTCGAGAGTTTCGAGCTGAACAATGCGACCTACTACGACGTGAAAGTGAGGCTGCACACCGACATCGCGGCGCTGAACAACGTATTGGCCGTGCGTTATATCGACGCCGACGAGCGCGGAGCTTTGGAGCAGAGCGTCGTCGCGCCGGAGGCCGAATAG
- a CDS encoding AAA family ATPase yields the protein MGRHGPVCPPDVAPIPKKHADLGEPCFFDRGIVDVWGYCRLIGLPVFRELKNAAEKCLYNERVFLFPFWEEIYVNDSERKQSPDEARETCRILKDTYERLGYRTITVPFLPPGERARWMIDRIGKTP from the coding sequence GTGGGCCGACACGGCCCGGTATGCCCGCCTGATGTCGCTCCAATCCCGAAAAAGCACGCGGACCTCGGCGAACCCTGCTTTTTCGACCGGGGGATAGTCGACGTTTGGGGCTATTGCCGGCTGATCGGACTGCCGGTATTTCGGGAACTGAAAAACGCGGCCGAGAAGTGTCTATACAACGAAAGGGTTTTCCTCTTCCCCTTTTGGGAAGAAATCTATGTCAACGACTCCGAAAGGAAACAGAGCCCGGACGAAGCCCGAGAGACCTGCCGAATTCTGAAGGACACCTATGAGAGGCTCGGCTACCGCACCATAACTGTACCTTTCCTGCCGCCCGGCGAACGGGCCCGATGGATGATCGACCGTATCGGAAAGACTCCGTAA
- a CDS encoding rod shape-determining protein, translating into MGLFSLTQELAIDLGTANTIIINNGKIVVDEPSIVALDQHTGKPMAIGKKARQMHGKTHQNIKTIRPLKDGVIADFNAAEIMLRGLIKMVKTNGRLFSPSLKMVICIPSGSTNVEIRAVRDSAEHAGGREVYMIYEPMAAALGAGLDVEAPEGNMVVDIGGGTTEIACISLGGIVCSESINVAGDVFTEDIQTYIRQQHNMRIGERTAEDIKIAVGAALPELVEEPEDFVVTGPNILTSLPSVLTVSYNEIAYALEKSLVKIDAAIMKVLEMVPPELYADIARNGIYLAGGGALLKGLDRRLSEKTNIPFHIAEDPLRAVARGTGIALKNIGRFSFLMR; encoded by the coding sequence ATGGGTTTATTCTCTCTGACACAGGAGTTGGCCATCGACCTCGGCACAGCCAACACGATCATAATCAACAACGGCAAGATCGTCGTCGACGAGCCGTCGATCGTCGCGCTCGACCAGCATACCGGCAAGCCGATGGCCATCGGCAAGAAAGCCCGCCAGATGCACGGCAAGACGCATCAGAACATCAAGACGATCCGCCCGCTGAAGGACGGCGTGATCGCCGACTTCAACGCGGCCGAAATCATGCTGCGCGGACTGATCAAGATGGTCAAGACCAACGGGCGGCTGTTCAGCCCGTCGCTGAAGATGGTCATCTGCATCCCCTCCGGCTCGACGAACGTCGAAATCCGCGCCGTGCGCGACTCGGCCGAGCACGCCGGAGGCCGAGAAGTATACATGATCTACGAGCCGATGGCCGCCGCGCTCGGAGCGGGGCTCGACGTCGAGGCTCCGGAAGGCAACATGGTCGTCGACATCGGAGGCGGTACGACCGAAATCGCCTGTATCTCGCTCGGAGGGATCGTCTGCAGCGAGAGCATCAACGTCGCGGGCGACGTGTTCACCGAGGATATCCAGACCTACATCCGCCAGCAGCACAACATGCGCATCGGCGAGCGTACAGCCGAGGATATCAAGATCGCCGTCGGCGCCGCGCTGCCCGAACTGGTCGAGGAGCCCGAGGACTTCGTCGTGACGGGCCCGAACATCCTCACCTCGCTGCCGTCGGTGCTGACCGTCTCGTACAACGAGATCGCCTACGCGCTCGAGAAGTCGCTCGTCAAGATCGACGCGGCGATCATGAAGGTGCTCGAGATGGTCCCGCCCGAGCTGTACGCCGACATCGCCCGCAACGGCATCTATCTGGCCGGAGGCGGCGCGCTGCTCAAGGGGCTCGACCGCCGTCTGTCGGAAAAGACCAACATTCCGTTCCACATCGCCGAAGACCCGCTGCGGGCCGTCGCGCGCGGAACGGGCATCGCGCTGAAAAATATCGGCCGCTTCTCGTTCCTGATGAGATAG